The Mucilaginibacter mallensis genome has a segment encoding these proteins:
- a CDS encoding transglutaminase family protein, producing the protein MPEIEIKHITKYIYDSPVRDSANQIILFPIQDEYQDVLKQEITITGNPAVDKHVDYYGNEVGSFTYIEPHMVMMISSKILVNTRHRSLPVNDIFPSHQWEDLKRLQNIVPYIDFLKQEYFEGLAELKAIVESEKAKDDTPYQVALRFCQYVYDNFEYIKGVTTVDTTLDEIWKIRAGVCQDFAHILMEMLRIINIPSRYVSGYICTGQNGMRGEGATHAWAEAYIPDYGWLGLDPTNNCIANETHVRLAVGRNFSDCSPVKGVYKGSAHHKLEVAVTVDEEDTYYGNDKQVIEVTTASHVTEISKNSYQRYMEMIQQQQQQ; encoded by the coding sequence ATGCCAGAGATAGAGATAAAACACATCACCAAATATATTTATGACAGCCCGGTGCGCGACAGCGCAAACCAGATCATATTATTCCCCATACAGGATGAATACCAGGATGTGCTGAAGCAGGAAATAACCATAACCGGCAACCCGGCTGTTGACAAACATGTTGATTATTATGGCAATGAGGTGGGTAGCTTTACTTATATAGAACCACATATGGTGATGATGATCAGTTCAAAAATACTGGTTAATACGCGCCATAGATCCTTGCCCGTAAATGATATTTTTCCATCGCACCAATGGGAAGACCTAAAACGCCTGCAAAATATAGTTCCTTATATTGATTTTTTGAAACAGGAGTATTTTGAAGGGCTGGCAGAATTAAAAGCTATTGTTGAATCAGAAAAAGCAAAAGATGATACCCCCTACCAGGTGGCTTTGCGCTTTTGCCAGTATGTTTACGATAATTTTGAATACATAAAAGGCGTAACCACTGTGGATACCACCCTCGACGAGATATGGAAGATAAGAGCAGGCGTATGCCAGGATTTTGCCCATATTTTAATGGAGATGCTAAGGATCATCAACATCCCATCGCGCTATGTGAGTGGATATATTTGCACCGGGCAAAACGGGATGCGAGGCGAAGGCGCTACCCATGCCTGGGCCGAAGCTTATATCCCCGACTACGGCTGGCTCGGCCTCGACCCAACCAATAATTGCATAGCCAATGAAACGCATGTACGTTTAGCTGTTGGTCGTAATTTTTCCGATTGTTCGCCAGTAAAAGGTGTATACAAAGGCTCAGCTCACCATAAACTGGAGGTTGCCGTAACTGTTGATGAAGAAGACACTTATTATGGTAATGACAAACAGGTTATTGAAGTAACCACCGCCAGCCATGTAACCGAGATCTCAAAAAACAGCTACCAGCGCTATATGGAAATGATTCAACAGCAACAACAGCAATAG
- a CDS encoding DUF4142 domain-containing protein: MKGLRIIILVLFTVCALQACNHVAKNYNSKSADSATVEEDTSDDDASADTSTTLNLAVDKEDSQFAVEAINGGMTEVALGKLAIQKGKSKKVKNFGTMMVKDHSKANDKLTALIKSKKIDLPMTPDPAQQKMIQDLSRKSESDFDKAYIKAMIDDHQEDVKTFAEEAKKLQDPDLKAFAIKTLPVLQKHLDDINAIHDSMGDN, from the coding sequence ATGAAAGGTTTACGGATAATAATACTTGTTTTATTTACTGTCTGTGCATTACAGGCTTGTAATCATGTTGCAAAAAATTATAATTCAAAGAGTGCGGATAGTGCTACTGTAGAGGAGGATACTTCGGATGATGATGCATCAGCAGATACTTCCACCACATTAAACCTGGCGGTTGATAAGGAAGATTCGCAATTTGCTGTCGAAGCCATTAATGGGGGTATGACCGAAGTTGCCCTGGGTAAGCTGGCCATACAAAAAGGCAAAAGCAAAAAGGTAAAGAATTTTGGAACGATGATGGTGAAAGACCACAGCAAAGCTAATGATAAGCTGACGGCTCTTATAAAATCAAAAAAAATAGATTTGCCCATGACTCCCGATCCCGCGCAGCAGAAAATGATTCAGGATCTGTCGCGAAAATCAGAGAGTGATTTTGATAAGGCTTATATTAAAGCCATGATTGATGATCATCAGGAAGATGTGAAAACCTTTGCAGAGGAAGCCAAAAAGCTGCAGGACCCCGACTTAAAGGCTTTTGCCATTAAAACGCTGCCCGTTTTGCAAAAACATCTGGATGACATAAACGCCATACACGATAGTATGGGTGATAATTAA
- the gcvH gene encoding glycine cleavage system protein GcvH, whose amino-acid sequence MDFPAALKYTKDHEWIKVEGNDAYIGITEFAQRELGDIVYVDIPSLGKEVAQEEVFGTVEAVKTVSDLFMPITGTISEINPKLDSQPELVNSDPYGDGWMVKISLQNVADVDALLSADEYKAIIGE is encoded by the coding sequence ATGGATTTCCCAGCAGCATTAAAATACACAAAAGACCACGAGTGGATAAAAGTTGAAGGTAACGACGCCTACATAGGCATAACCGAATTTGCACAGCGCGAACTGGGCGATATTGTTTATGTTGATATCCCGTCATTAGGAAAAGAGGTTGCCCAGGAAGAAGTTTTTGGTACAGTTGAAGCTGTGAAAACAGTATCAGACCTATTTATGCCTATAACCGGCACTATCAGTGAGATCAACCCTAAGCTTGACAGCCAGCCAGAGCTGGTAAACAGCGACCCTTACGGTGATGGCTGGATGGTGAAGATCAGCCTGCAAAATGTTGCCGATGTTGATGCTCTTTTATCTGCCGATGAATACAAAGCAATCATTGGCGAATAA
- a CDS encoding VanZ family protein has product MGKVSESSLFFPGFDKLVHCGFFFVFVVFFSTAIIRQHNYPFLPFKYALLIVVAAILFGGGIELLQAYVFTWRDGSWDDLFADTVGVLMGMYSVLVTAAAINNHVKK; this is encoded by the coding sequence ATGGGGAAGGTCTCGGAATCCTCCCTCTTCTTCCCCGGGTTTGACAAACTGGTACATTGCGGTTTTTTCTTTGTTTTTGTTGTCTTTTTTAGTACTGCTATCATAAGGCAACATAATTACCCCTTTTTACCGTTTAAATACGCATTACTTATTGTGGTAGCCGCCATACTTTTTGGTGGTGGGATTGAGTTACTACAAGCATATGTATTTACCTGGCGTGATGGCAGTTGGGATGACCTTTTTGCCGATACCGTTGGTGTTTTAATGGGGATGTATAGTGTTTTAGTTACAGCAGCAGCTATTAATAATCATGTCAAAAAATAA
- a CDS encoding Gfo/Idh/MocA family oxidoreductase has translation MSKPIVTGILAYGMSGRVFHAPFVATNPAFKFKAVVERHEKKAAQRYPDIISYNSIDELINDDEIELVIVNTPNYMHFDNAKQALLAGKHVLIEKPAAATSAEVKELFDLGRKVDRHVMIYHNRRWDSGFVSVREVIESGRLGELIEVQFRMDRYKAAIGPKQFKEKKDMPANGIVYDLGSHLVDNVISLFGKPLSFDKVTATHREGSEVADYCSFRISYPNQLNVYLSASLLSLEPLAGFVVVGTLGTYIKNRSDVQEDQLVAGMLPTDPGYGVEPEGSEGKLVTIGVDNEKIVEWMPSHKGDYTLLFNDVYHTIRNNALFPVTEEQVAWQLELLEK, from the coding sequence ATGTCAAAACCTATAGTAACCGGTATATTGGCCTACGGCATGTCGGGCCGTGTGTTTCATGCGCCGTTTGTAGCCACCAATCCTGCATTTAAATTTAAAGCCGTAGTTGAGCGGCATGAAAAGAAAGCCGCGCAGCGCTACCCGGATATTATCAGTTATAATTCTATTGATGAGTTGATAAACGATGATGAAATTGAACTGGTAATAGTAAATACGCCCAACTACATGCACTTTGATAATGCTAAACAGGCATTACTGGCAGGTAAACATGTATTGATAGAAAAGCCTGCAGCAGCAACAAGTGCAGAGGTGAAAGAGTTATTTGATTTGGGTAGAAAAGTTGATCGCCATGTAATGATCTACCATAACCGCAGGTGGGACAGTGGCTTTGTATCGGTAAGGGAAGTAATTGAAAGCGGCCGCTTGGGTGAGCTGATAGAGGTACAGTTTAGGATGGACAGGTATAAAGCCGCCATTGGCCCTAAACAATTTAAAGAGAAGAAGGATATGCCGGCTAATGGTATTGTTTATGACCTGGGGTCGCATTTGGTTGATAATGTGATCAGTTTGTTTGGTAAGCCATTGTCGTTTGATAAAGTAACAGCTACGCACCGCGAAGGATCAGAGGTTGCGGATTATTGCAGTTTCAGGATCTCGTACCCCAATCAGCTGAATGTTTATTTATCGGCAAGTTTACTTAGCCTTGAGCCGCTTGCCGGTTTTGTGGTGGTAGGTACTTTGGGCACTTATATTAAAAACCGGAGCGATGTGCAGGAAGATCAACTGGTTGCAGGTATGCTGCCAACCGACCCCGGTTATGGCGTTGAGCCGGAGGGCAGTGAAGGTAAGCTGGTAACCATTGGGGTAGATAATGAGAAGATTGTAGAGTGGATGCCATCGCACAAAGGTGATTATACCCTTTTATTTAACGATGTGTATCATACAATCCGCAATAATGCGTTATTCCCGGTAACGGAGGAGCAGGTTGCCTGGCAATTGGAGTTGCTTGAAAAATAA
- a CDS encoding NIPSNAP family protein produces MKRRSFVKASILTGAASTVLPGITMAANSSKKSGQQLYELRVYTLKTDTQQKLVEDYLQNAAIPALNRLGSNPIGVFTELKPDVQTRIFVLIPYKSADDFLKVQDKLMADSTYLQQASAYLNAPLSAPAYDRIESSLLQAFKDMPKLETPGQQKRIFELRRYESPTEASGKKKIEMFNEAGEIGIFKRLGFKPVFYSETLIGTFRPNLVYMITFDDMDAHDHLWKAFGNDPDWKKISTSPEYPNEIVSHITSTMLVPAGYSQI; encoded by the coding sequence ATGAAAAGGCGTTCATTTGTAAAGGCATCTATATTAACCGGCGCAGCAAGCACTGTATTACCCGGTATCACAATGGCAGCAAACAGCAGCAAAAAATCAGGTCAGCAATTGTATGAGCTGCGGGTATATACCCTGAAAACTGACACACAGCAAAAGCTTGTGGAAGATTATCTGCAAAACGCCGCCATACCGGCCCTGAACCGTTTAGGTAGTAACCCCATAGGTGTATTTACTGAGCTAAAACCCGATGTGCAAACCAGGATATTTGTGCTGATTCCTTATAAATCAGCTGATGATTTTTTGAAAGTTCAGGACAAGCTAATGGCCGATAGTACATATCTGCAGCAAGCATCGGCCTACCTGAATGCGCCGTTAAGCGCCCCGGCTTATGATCGTATTGAAAGCTCATTGCTACAGGCATTTAAAGATATGCCCAAGCTGGAAACACCCGGACAGCAAAAGCGGATATTTGAATTGCGCCGTTATGAGAGCCCCACCGAGGCATCGGGCAAAAAGAAAATAGAGATGTTTAATGAAGCAGGTGAAATAGGCATATTTAAACGACTTGGCTTTAAACCAGTTTTCTACAGTGAAACACTAATAGGAACTTTCCGCCCGAATTTGGTTTATATGATCACCTTTGATGATATGGATGCGCACGATCATTTATGGAAAGCCTTTGGAAATGACCCGGATTGGAAAAAGATAAGCACCTCGCCCGAGTATCCCAATGAGATTGTATCGCACATAACATCAACCATGCTGGTGCCGGCAGGTTATTCGCAGATATAG
- a CDS encoding DinB family protein — protein sequence MEIIKMFLKEFDEEAQTVRKMLERVPNDKYDWQPHPKSMTIRRLATHIAELPAWVTMALTTDGLDFANNPYEPVVINNNTELLAYFEKNFADGRAQLAATSEEVLEQKWVLRNGDAVYMTNTKAEVVRVSISQIIHHRAQLGVFLRLLNIPIPGSYGPSADEVEFELQEQE from the coding sequence ATGGAGATCATCAAGATGTTTTTAAAGGAATTTGACGAAGAAGCTCAAACCGTTCGCAAAATGCTTGAACGCGTTCCGAATGACAAATATGACTGGCAGCCACACCCAAAAAGTATGACCATCCGTCGCCTTGCAACCCATATTGCCGAGCTGCCGGCTTGGGTGACTATGGCGCTTACCACTGATGGACTTGATTTTGCCAACAACCCGTATGAGCCTGTAGTAATAAATAACAACACCGAACTATTGGCTTATTTTGAAAAGAATTTTGCAGATGGAAGGGCGCAATTAGCGGCCACCAGCGAAGAAGTTCTGGAACAAAAATGGGTGTTACGCAATGGCGATGCCGTATATATGACCAATACTAAAGCCGAAGTAGTAAGGGTGTCCATAAGCCAGATAATTCATCACCGGGCGCAATTAGGCGTATTCTTAAGGTTATTGAATATCCCTATTCCCGGTAGTTATGGTCCAAGTGCCGATGAAGTGGAATTTGAATTGCAGGAGCAGGAGTAA
- a CDS encoding peroxiredoxin, producing the protein MKTINLKNSFMALACMLVLFCSCSHAQSSKKLDVGDHVPAFTLYDQDGKSFTVNDYIGKKVLVIYFYPKDESMVCTKEACAFRDSFDQFTKAGAMVIGVNGGTVASHKEFQQHYKLPFTLLSDPDNKVYNLFGVKGKMFFSGRETFVIDLTGKIVYTHEAMLEGKEHADDALQFVKAANAKQ; encoded by the coding sequence ATGAAAACTATCAACCTTAAAAATTCTTTCATGGCCTTGGCTTGTATGCTGGTACTTTTTTGCAGCTGCAGCCATGCGCAAAGCAGTAAAAAGCTTGACGTGGGCGACCATGTTCCCGCATTTACTTTGTACGACCAAGATGGAAAATCATTTACTGTGAATGATTATATCGGCAAAAAAGTGCTGGTAATTTATTTTTATCCCAAGGATGAAAGCATGGTTTGTACCAAGGAAGCCTGTGCTTTCCGCGATAGTTTTGACCAGTTCACCAAAGCCGGTGCGATGGTTATTGGTGTAAATGGAGGTACCGTTGCTAGTCATAAAGAATTTCAGCAGCACTATAAACTACCTTTCACTTTATTAAGCGATCCGGATAACAAGGTGTACAACCTATTTGGCGTAAAAGGTAAAATGTTCTTCAGCGGTCGTGAAACTTTTGTGATCGACCTGACCGGCAAAATAGTTTATACCCATGAAGCCATGCTTGAGGGCAAGGAGCATGCCGATGATGCCCTGCAATTTGTTAAAGCAGCCAATGCCAAACAGTAA
- a CDS encoding DEAD/DEAH box helicase produces MTFQDFNFNEHLLEGVLSMGYTTPTPIQEMAIPAILKGDDLIACAQTGTGKTGAFLLPVLNMISNNHEEKTSTLILTPTRELAQQIDQQVEGLAYFTGISSIAVFGGGDGIVYEQQRRGIQNNVNIIIATPGRLIAHLTSGVLKLNHIKYLILDEADRMLDMGFSDDIMRIVSYLPKHRQTLLFSATMPGRIRNMAKAVLHNPQQINIAISQPAVGIDQQVYLVNDHQKTPLIQLLLKEGGYVSAIIFASTKDKVKEVYKQLKAVHIKVNAFHSDLEQNEREEILLKFKNKLLPVIIGTDALSRGIDVEGIDLVINYDAPSDPEDYIHRIGRTARAETTGTAITFVNDRDQRKLKNIEDMIDKQIRRIPLPEVLGDPTLIKQAPHKPRGGGGGGKNRRKGGPRKQ; encoded by the coding sequence GTGACATTTCAGGATTTCAATTTTAACGAACATTTATTAGAAGGCGTTCTAAGCATGGGGTACACCACCCCTACTCCTATACAGGAAATGGCCATCCCGGCTATTTTAAAAGGCGACGACCTTATAGCCTGCGCGCAAACAGGCACCGGAAAAACAGGAGCATTTTTATTGCCTGTTTTGAACATGATCAGCAATAATCACGAAGAAAAAACCAGCACCCTTATATTAACGCCAACCCGCGAACTTGCCCAGCAAATTGATCAGCAGGTTGAAGGGCTTGCCTACTTTACCGGCATCAGCTCCATAGCAGTTTTTGGCGGTGGCGATGGTATAGTTTATGAACAACAGCGCCGTGGCATACAGAATAATGTGAACATTATTATAGCTACGCCGGGCAGACTGATCGCCCACCTAACATCGGGTGTGTTAAAGCTTAACCATATTAAATATCTAATATTGGATGAAGCCGACCGCATGCTGGATATGGGTTTCTCTGACGATATTATGCGTATTGTAAGCTATCTGCCAAAGCACAGGCAAACCCTGCTGTTTTCGGCAACAATGCCGGGACGTATCCGCAATATGGCAAAGGCTGTATTACATAATCCGCAACAAATAAATATCGCGATATCACAACCCGCAGTAGGTATCGATCAACAGGTGTACCTGGTGAACGATCACCAGAAAACGCCTTTGATACAGTTGCTTTTAAAAGAAGGCGGCTATGTTAGCGCCATCATATTCGCATCGACTAAGGACAAGGTAAAAGAGGTTTATAAACAGCTAAAGGCTGTGCATATAAAAGTAAATGCTTTCCACTCCGACCTTGAGCAGAACGAACGTGAAGAGATCCTCCTGAAATTCAAGAATAAGTTATTGCCGGTTATCATCGGTACCGACGCGCTTTCAAGAGGGATTGATGTGGAAGGTATCGACCTGGTGATCAACTATGACGCGCCATCCGATCCGGAGGATTATATCCACCGTATAGGCCGTACTGCGCGTGCCGAAACTACAGGTACTGCCATTACTTTTGTAAATGACCGCGACCAGCGTAAGCTGAAAAATATAGAGGATATGATTGATAAACAAATCCGTCGCATCCCATTACCCGAAGTGCTGGGTGATCCTACGCTGATAAAACAAGCCCCGCATAAACCACGAGGTGGCGGTGGTGGTGGTAAAAACAGGCGTAAGGGCGGTCCGAGGAAACAGTAG
- a CDS encoding TlpA family protein disulfide reductase: MKKILLFLSLIIAVGCTQAQTTQAPAKPSIDNIPNFKLLSQDSVYITNANLKKGKGVVIIYFSPDCSHCQHMMTELKPDMKKFSNVTVVMATFIQTSMLKMLRDFRRDYKLDEYPNFITGTEFPNYILQRYYQVATTPYIAIYDRKGKLVKAYDKAPKVAELLETVKKI, from the coding sequence ATGAAAAAAATACTCCTTTTTTTAAGTTTAATTATAGCTGTTGGCTGCACCCAGGCACAAACAACACAAGCACCTGCCAAGCCCAGTATTGATAATATACCCAACTTCAAGCTTTTAAGCCAGGATAGTGTTTACATCACGAATGCCAACCTGAAAAAAGGTAAAGGCGTAGTGATTATCTATTTTTCGCCGGATTGCAGCCACTGCCAGCACATGATGACGGAGCTGAAGCCTGACATGAAAAAATTCTCGAACGTAACCGTAGTAATGGCAACTTTTATCCAAACCAGCATGCTTAAAATGCTGCGCGATTTCCGCAGGGATTATAAGCTGGATGAGTATCCAAACTTCATTACCGGTACCGAATTCCCTAACTACATTTTGCAGCGCTATTACCAGGTAGCAACAACGCCATATATTGCTATATACGACCGCAAGGGCAAACTGGTAAAAGCCTACGACAAAGCACCAAAAGTTGCCGAGTTGTTAGAAACAGTTAAGAAGATCTGA